The following coding sequences lie in one Arachis stenosperma cultivar V10309 chromosome 5, arast.V10309.gnm1.PFL2, whole genome shotgun sequence genomic window:
- the LOC130981050 gene encoding extensin-like, translating into MDAFRATYEHVIRPVNSEEYWKKTGLLAPEPPTIKRPPGRPTKKKRKPDPVEDSPDAIKGKRTFMVTCQKCGQTDHNAKTCKGPPRPKPPLKVKKNGQPTATKNTSFAPPSQDEVQVSQTAPQPLPQEQITNNSSHVAPPSTFRPPRPKQPIRRPHSTPAPTPPSAPAPSPRLTISAAPQRPTQSASPETLAATSSGTASRIFKFMPTPGLRLPK; encoded by the exons ATGGATGCATTTCGAGCCACGTATGAACATGTAATCAGACCAGTCAACTCAGAGGAGTATTGGAAAAAGACTGGTCTCTTGGCTCCAGAGCCACCCACCATTAAGAGACCTCCTGGGCGCCCAacgaagaaaaagagaaaaccTGATCCTGTTGAGGATTCACCAGATGCAATAAAGGGAAAAAGGACATTCATGGTCACTTGCCAAAAATGTGGTCAGACTGATCACAATGCAAAGACATGCAAGGGACCACCAAGGCCTAAACCACCCCTAAAGGTTAAGAAAAATGGACAACCAACAGCAACGAAAAATACTTCATTTGCTCCACCATCACAAGATGAAGTCCAAGTCTCCCAAACAGCACCCCAACCATTGCCACAG GAGCAGATAACCAACAATTCAAGCCATGTTGCACCTCCATCAACATTTAGGCCTCCAAGACCTAAACAACCAATTAGGAGGCCACATTCTACTCCAGCACCTACCCCACCTTCTGCTCCAGCACCTTCTCCAAGACTAACCATCTCCGCAGCACCACAGAGGCCTACCCAGTCAGCATCACCTGAAACACTTGCTGCTACAAGTTCTGGCACAGCTTCAAGAATCTTCAAGTTCATGCCAACACCTGGACTAAGGCTTCCAAAATAG